Proteins found in one Acinetobacter sp. XH1741 genomic segment:
- a CDS encoding alpha/beta fold hydrolase, with the protein MNNLIFLPGASGSIRFWHPLIEKLPQQYRTKIIGYPGFGDTPESLEVKSFEDLTNYVVDQINEESVIVAQSMGGIFAVAAALQKPQLVKGLVLIATSGGINLEPFNVQDWREAYRQTFLKYPNWFVTTNANYEKFLSDISIETLLIWGDSDPVSPVQVGEYLNKKFEKSTLYIVKGGDHQLAEKHADEVAEQIESYLRKLNVDR; encoded by the coding sequence ATGAATAATTTAATTTTCTTACCCGGCGCCTCTGGAAGTATTCGTTTTTGGCATCCCTTAATTGAAAAACTACCTCAGCAGTACCGTACAAAAATTATTGGTTATCCCGGTTTTGGAGATACACCCGAATCTCTTGAAGTGAAGAGTTTTGAAGACCTAACAAATTATGTGGTCGACCAAATTAATGAAGAATCTGTCATTGTTGCGCAATCTATGGGTGGGATTTTTGCCGTTGCCGCAGCGCTACAAAAACCTCAATTGGTAAAAGGTTTGGTCTTGATTGCAACTTCGGGTGGAATCAACCTTGAACCATTTAATGTACAAGACTGGCGTGAAGCATACCGCCAAACATTTTTAAAATATCCAAATTGGTTTGTTACCACTAATGCTAACTACGAAAAGTTTTTGTCAGATATAAGCATTGAAACTTTATTAATCTGGGGTGATAGCGATCCTGTGAGTCCAGTTCAGGTGGGCGAATATTTAAATAAAAAGTTTGAAAAGTCGACTTTATATATTGTGAAAGGTGGGGACCATCAATTAGCAGAAAAACATGCCGATGAAGTTGCAGAACAAATAGAAAGTTATTTAAGAAAACTCAATGTAGACCGTTAA
- the dapF gene encoding diaminopimelate epimerase, with translation MLLEFTKMHGLGNDFMVVDLISQRAYLDTATIQRLADRHFGVGFDQLLIVEPPDLPEADFKYRIFNADGSEVEQCGNGVRCFARFVHERHLTNKTNITVQTKAGIVKPELGQNGWVRVNMGYPKFLPNEIPFVAEEPEALYTLELANDQNISIDVVNMGNPHAVTIVPDVLTADVAGIGPQVESHKRFPERVNAGFMQVIDEKHVRLRVFERGVGETLACGTGACAAAVSGMRRGLLANSVEVELAGGKLQIEWQEGDVVWMTGPTTHVYDGRLDLRYFQG, from the coding sequence ATGCTATTAGAATTTACCAAAATGCATGGTTTGGGCAATGATTTCATGGTGGTTGATCTAATTAGCCAAAGAGCTTATTTAGATACAGCAACCATTCAACGTTTGGCAGATCGACACTTCGGTGTGGGGTTTGACCAGCTTTTAATAGTTGAACCACCAGATTTACCAGAAGCTGACTTTAAATACCGTATTTTCAATGCAGATGGTTCTGAGGTTGAACAATGCGGTAATGGCGTTCGTTGTTTCGCGCGTTTTGTACATGAACGTCATTTAACCAATAAAACCAACATTACCGTACAAACCAAAGCAGGTATTGTAAAGCCAGAGCTTGGGCAAAATGGTTGGGTACGCGTAAATATGGGCTACCCAAAGTTTCTACCAAATGAAATTCCATTTGTTGCCGAAGAGCCAGAAGCTTTATATACCCTTGAGTTGGCAAATGACCAAAACATTAGTATTGATGTAGTCAACATGGGTAATCCTCATGCAGTCACTATTGTTCCAGATGTGTTAACTGCTGATGTTGCTGGTATTGGTCCACAAGTCGAATCACATAAACGTTTCCCAGAACGTGTGAATGCTGGTTTTATGCAAGTGATTGATGAAAAACATGTTCGCTTACGTGTATTTGAACGCGGCGTGGGTGAAACACTAGCTTGTGGTACAGGGGCATGTGCTGCTGCGGTAAGTGGTATGCGCCGTGGTTTGCTTGCTAACTCAGTTGAAGTTGAACTTGCCGGCGGTAAGCTACAAATTGAATGGCAAGAAGGTGATGTGGTCTGGATGACTGGTCCAACAACCCATGTATATGATGGACGTTTGGATTTACGTTATTTCCAAGGTTAA
- the lysA gene encoding diaminopimelate decarboxylase, translating into MSFTRINGVLHAEQCSLEQLAQQFGTPLYVYSKTAFEKHYLDMDRAFDFIDHQICFAVKSNSNLAVLSVLAKLGAGFDIVSGGELARVLKAGGDASKIVFSGLGKTEVDIETSLNVGIACFNVESYAELDRIQKVAARLGKKAPISLRVNPDVDAKTHPYISTGLKENKFGIPSDAVYETYQYAASLPNLEIVGIDCHIGSQLTETKPFVDALDRVIVMIYELKKLGINLKHIDIGGGLGVCYKDETPPSVEEYANSMKPALEKLGLKVYMEPGRSISANAGVLLTKVDLLKPTTHRNFAIIDAAMNDLIRPALYEAWMDIQPVVPRTDTEEKVWDLVGAICETGDFIGKDRSLALQEHDLLAVLGAGAYGFVMSSNYNTRGRAAEVMVSGEKSYLIRERETVESLWEKERLLPEE; encoded by the coding sequence ATGAGTTTCACCCGCATTAATGGAGTATTGCATGCAGAGCAATGTTCTCTAGAGCAGCTTGCGCAGCAATTTGGCACACCGTTATATGTTTATTCAAAAACAGCTTTTGAAAAACATTATTTAGATATGGACCGTGCCTTTGACTTTATTGATCATCAAATCTGTTTTGCGGTGAAGTCTAACTCAAATTTGGCTGTTCTTAGTGTCTTGGCAAAACTTGGTGCGGGTTTTGACATTGTGTCTGGTGGTGAGCTGGCACGTGTTTTAAAAGCGGGTGGGGATGCTTCTAAAATTGTATTTTCAGGTTTAGGCAAAACTGAAGTTGATATCGAAACATCATTAAATGTAGGAATTGCCTGTTTTAATGTTGAATCTTATGCAGAGTTAGATCGCATTCAAAAAGTAGCTGCTCGCTTAGGTAAAAAAGCGCCGATTTCTTTACGTGTAAATCCGGATGTCGATGCAAAAACTCATCCTTATATTTCTACAGGCTTAAAAGAAAACAAGTTTGGTATTCCAAGTGATGCGGTTTATGAAACCTATCAATATGCAGCTTCTTTACCTAACCTTGAAATTGTAGGTATTGACTGCCACATTGGTTCGCAGCTTACTGAAACTAAACCATTTGTCGATGCTTTAGACCGCGTTATTGTGATGATTTATGAGCTGAAAAAACTTGGCATCAATCTTAAGCATATCGATATTGGTGGTGGTTTAGGGGTTTGTTATAAAGATGAAACACCGCCAAGTGTTGAAGAATATGCAAACTCGATGAAACCTGCTTTAGAAAAATTAGGCTTGAAAGTTTATATGGAGCCGGGACGTAGCATCAGTGCAAATGCAGGTGTACTTTTAACTAAAGTTGATTTGCTTAAACCAACGACACATCGTAACTTTGCCATTATTGATGCAGCAATGAATGATTTGATTCGCCCTGCTTTATATGAAGCTTGGATGGATATTCAGCCTGTTGTGCCACGTACCGATACCGAAGAAAAAGTATGGGATTTGGTGGGTGCGATTTGTGAGACAGGTGACTTTATTGGTAAAGACCGTTCACTCGCATTACAAGAACATGATTTGTTGGCTGTGCTCGGCGCAGGGGCTTATGGCTTTGTGATGAGTTCAAATTACAACACGCGTGGCCGTGCCGCAGAAGTCATGGTATCAGGTGAAAAGAGCTATTTAATTCGTGAACGTGAAACGGTTGAGTCGCTTTGGGAAAAAGAACGTTTATTGCCTGAGGAGTAA
- a CDS encoding lipoprotein: MRRVICLISLLSSGILLTACGQSGALQLPSDPNYDHRAKYLLYRNKESKQVVQKDEQAEQPVESSSAPTQTTSP; encoded by the coding sequence ATGCGTCGTGTCATTTGCCTCATCAGTTTATTGAGCAGCGGTATTTTGCTTACAGCTTGCGGTCAGTCAGGAGCATTACAGCTACCTTCTGATCCAAATTATGACCACCGTGCAAAATACTTGCTCTATCGTAATAAAGAATCAAAACAAGTTGTGCAAAAGGATGAACAGGCTGAACAGCCAGTCGAGTCATCATCAGCTCCAACCCAAACAACTTCACCTTAA
- a CDS encoding amino acid permease: MSNQNLSDPHEQGELHRSLSNRHLQLIAIGGAIGTGLFMGSGKTISLAGPSILFIYLIIGVMVFFVMRALGELLLSNLAYKSFIDFTTDLIGPWAGYFVGWTYWLCWITIGIADLSAIIYYLQFFNNGQPFSPVEGAMISVSAIVFIMGLNLLTVRLFGELEFWFALIKILAIIILIAVGLWMIFTGFTSSTGEVASFTHLWANGGFFPTGVHGFLAGFQIAIFAFVGVELVGTTAAETKDPQRNLPKAINSIPIRIIIFYVLALLIVMSVTPWNRIDPAISPFVNLFSQAGIAAAAILMNLVVLSSVMSSMNSGVFSTSRMLFGLSREDQGPKAFGKLNRRAVPANALYFSAACLLLGAALQYFVPNTVEAFTLATTLSTILFICVWLLIIWSYIRYYTTRPELHAKSTFKLPGGLFTCWITIIFFVGMIYVLSLEPDTFKALKVSPIWFVILIIGYFFFYKPRHKK, translated from the coding sequence ATGTCGAATCAAAATCTGAGCGACCCTCATGAACAAGGTGAGCTCCATCGTAGTCTTTCTAATCGGCATTTACAGCTGATTGCGATTGGTGGTGCCATTGGTACCGGATTATTTATGGGATCAGGTAAAACAATTAGTCTTGCCGGCCCATCTATCTTATTTATTTATCTGATTATTGGTGTAATGGTGTTCTTCGTCATGCGTGCGCTTGGCGAATTACTGCTTTCAAATTTGGCCTATAAATCATTTATCGACTTCACCACAGATCTCATCGGCCCATGGGCGGGTTATTTTGTTGGATGGACCTATTGGTTGTGCTGGATCACGATTGGTATTGCCGACCTTTCTGCAATTATCTATTACCTGCAATTTTTCAATAACGGACAGCCTTTCTCTCCTGTTGAAGGAGCCATGATTAGTGTTTCCGCTATTGTATTTATTATGGGCTTGAACTTGTTAACTGTACGTCTGTTTGGTGAGTTAGAGTTCTGGTTTGCACTTATTAAGATTCTTGCAATTATCATTTTAATTGCTGTCGGTCTGTGGATGATCTTTACTGGTTTTACTTCTAGTACGGGTGAAGTTGCTTCATTTACTCATCTTTGGGCAAATGGAGGTTTCTTCCCAACTGGGGTGCATGGTTTCTTGGCAGGCTTCCAGATCGCAATCTTTGCTTTTGTAGGGGTAGAGCTGGTAGGAACCACGGCTGCTGAAACAAAAGACCCTCAACGTAATTTGCCTAAGGCGATTAACTCAATTCCAATTCGTATCATTATTTTCTATGTGTTGGCATTGCTTATTGTTATGTCGGTAACACCGTGGAACAGAATTGATCCGGCCATCAGTCCGTTTGTGAACTTGTTTAGCCAAGCGGGTATTGCCGCAGCAGCCATCTTGATGAACTTAGTGGTGTTGTCATCGGTAATGTCATCAATGAACAGTGGTGTATTTTCAACAAGTCGTATGTTGTTTGGTTTATCTCGTGAAGATCAAGGGCCAAAAGCTTTTGGTAAACTAAATAGACGTGCAGTACCAGCAAATGCATTATATTTCTCTGCTGCGTGTTTGTTGTTAGGTGCAGCATTACAGTATTTTGTACCAAACACAGTTGAAGCCTTCACACTTGCAACAACGCTTTCAACCATTCTGTTCATTTGCGTGTGGTTACTGATTATCTGGAGTTACATCCGTTATTACACAACACGTCCTGAACTCCATGCAAAATCAACATTTAAATTGCCGGGTGGTTTATTTACCTGTTGGATCACGATTATTTTCTTTGTGGGTATGATTTACGTGTTGTCTTTAGAGCCAGACACGTTTAAAGCACTTAAAGTCAGTCCAATCTGGTTTGTTATCTTGATCATTGGTTATTTCTTCTTCTATAAACCACGTCATAAAAAGTAA
- a CDS encoding amino acid permease, with protein sequence MSNLQHHDHAGDLQRKLTNRHLQLIAIGGAIGTGLFMGSGKTISLAGPSILFIYLIIGTMIFFLMRALGEVLLSNLNYKSFVDMAYDLIGPWAGFYVGWTYWVSWVLVGMADLTAVTSYLSFWLPNGVSFSPIEQAMISAGCVLFLLVLNLLTVRLFGEVEFWFAIIKIVAIVALVLAGIYMVVTKFQSPSGSVAALSNIWNHGGMFPHGVNGFLAGFQIAIFAFIGVELVGTTAAETKDPHKHLPKAINAIPIRVILFYVLALMVVMSVTPWDQVKADRSPFVELFLMAGIPTAAIIMNLVVLSSVMSSMNSGIFSTSRMMYGLSRDGQAPETLGQLTKSAVPANGLIFSCACIMGGALLQYFVPNTIEAFTLATTLCTILFLTVWILILVCYIRYRKLSPELHEKSNFKMPGGVAMSYVVIAFFLFTIAILSLEADTAKSLMVSPIWFLVLAIGYFGFYKSKIKRNFIEE encoded by the coding sequence ATGTCTAATCTTCAGCATCATGATCATGCGGGCGACTTACAGCGTAAGCTGACCAATCGTCATTTACAATTGATCGCTATTGGAGGGGCCATTGGAACAGGCCTGTTTATGGGGTCGGGCAAAACTATTTCATTGGCAGGGCCATCAATTTTATTTATCTATTTAATTATTGGCACCATGATTTTTTTTCTTATGCGTGCTTTGGGAGAAGTTTTACTGTCCAACCTAAATTATAAGTCATTTGTTGATATGGCTTATGATCTGATTGGTCCTTGGGCTGGCTTTTATGTCGGGTGGACCTACTGGGTAAGCTGGGTGCTCGTAGGTATGGCAGATTTAACCGCGGTGACGAGCTATTTGAGTTTTTGGTTACCCAATGGAGTCAGTTTTAGTCCAATAGAACAAGCGATGATTAGTGCGGGCTGTGTTCTCTTTTTATTAGTTTTAAACTTATTAACGGTTCGTCTATTTGGTGAAGTTGAGTTCTGGTTTGCGATTATCAAAATTGTTGCCATTGTTGCTTTAGTTCTTGCCGGTATCTACATGGTCGTGACCAAGTTCCAATCACCCTCTGGTTCTGTGGCAGCTCTATCTAACATTTGGAATCATGGCGGTATGTTCCCTCATGGGGTTAATGGTTTCCTTGCGGGCTTCCAGATTGCTATCTTTGCTTTTATTGGCGTGGAATTAGTTGGAACAACAGCCGCAGAAACTAAAGACCCACACAAACATTTACCTAAAGCAATTAACGCGATTCCGATTCGTGTCATTTTGTTCTATGTATTGGCACTAATGGTAGTGATGTCTGTAACCCCTTGGGATCAGGTGAAAGCAGATCGTAGTCCATTTGTTGAATTATTCTTAATGGCAGGTATTCCAACTGCTGCAATTATTATGAACCTTGTGGTGTTGTCATCGGTGATGTCTTCGATGAACAGCGGTATTTTTTCAACTAGTCGAATGATGTATGGCTTATCGCGTGATGGTCAGGCACCTGAAACTTTGGGACAGTTGACTAAAAGCGCAGTTCCGGCAAATGGTTTAATTTTTTCCTGTGCCTGTATTATGGGCGGCGCTTTATTACAATATTTTGTGCCAAATACGATTGAAGCATTTACCTTGGCAACCACGTTATGCACCATTTTATTCCTGACGGTATGGATTTTGATTTTGGTGTGCTATATCCGCTACCGTAAGTTATCTCCTGAACTGCATGAAAAATCGAACTTTAAAATGCCGGGTGGGGTAGCGATGAGTTATGTGGTTATTGCTTTCTTCTTATTTACCATTGCGATTTTAAGCCTTGAAGCAGACACGGCGAAGTCGCTTATGGTCAGCCCAATCTGGTTCCTTGTTCTTGCAATTGGTTACTTTGGTTTTTATAAGTCAAAAATAAAACGTAATTTTATCGAAGAATAA
- the radA gene encoding DNA repair protein RadA: MSKVKTVYRCEQCGADHLKWAGQCSECGEWNSLTEVKLEPTTAHRARPKIGGYAGQVANITTLNKVSVSHETRLPTGISEFDRVLGGGLVTGSVVLIGGDPGIGKSTILLQTATHMASAKSSALYITGEESLSQVALRAQRLDLPTDQLKVMAETCVERICEVLEQEKPVVAILDSIQTLYTETLQSAPGGVSQIRESAALLTRYAKNSGTALFIVGHVTKEGALAGPRVLEHMVDCVLYFEGQSDSRYRMIRAVKNRFGAVNELGVFGMTDKGLREVANPSAIFLSRYDEAIPGSIVMISREGTRPLLVEVQALVDDAQGQPRRVALGLEQNRLNMLLAVMHRHGGVQTTGQDVYVNIVGGLKITETGSDLAVLLACASSLRTKALPQQLAVFGEVGLSGEIRPVPNGQERLKEAAKHGFKYVILPRGNAPQKAIPGVQVIAVARLHEALTEAMQLSDELT, from the coding sequence ATGAGCAAAGTCAAAACTGTTTACCGTTGCGAACAATGTGGTGCCGATCATCTTAAATGGGCTGGTCAATGTTCAGAGTGTGGTGAATGGAATTCTCTGACTGAAGTCAAACTCGAACCCACTACTGCCCATCGCGCTCGTCCAAAAATTGGCGGTTATGCTGGTCAAGTTGCCAATATTACAACGCTAAATAAAGTCTCAGTTTCTCATGAAACCCGCTTACCAACAGGTATTAGCGAATTTGACCGCGTGCTTGGTGGTGGCTTGGTGACAGGCTCTGTTGTTCTAATTGGTGGTGACCCGGGTATTGGTAAATCAACAATTCTTTTGCAAACCGCAACCCATATGGCGAGCGCAAAAAGCTCTGCACTTTATATTACAGGTGAAGAGTCACTGTCTCAGGTTGCCTTACGTGCACAGCGTCTTGACCTACCGACAGACCAGTTAAAAGTCATGGCTGAAACCTGTGTTGAGCGGATTTGTGAAGTTTTAGAGCAAGAAAAACCTGTTGTCGCCATTTTGGACTCGATTCAAACGCTTTATACAGAAACGCTCCAATCTGCACCGGGTGGTGTTTCACAAATCCGTGAATCTGCTGCTTTATTAACCCGCTATGCAAAAAATAGTGGCACGGCGCTATTTATTGTTGGTCACGTGACCAAAGAAGGTGCACTTGCAGGTCCACGTGTTTTAGAGCACATGGTGGACTGCGTACTGTATTTTGAAGGCCAATCCGACTCACGTTATCGTATGATTCGTGCTGTTAAAAACCGTTTTGGTGCAGTCAATGAACTTGGCGTATTTGGCATGACCGATAAAGGGTTACGTGAAGTTGCCAACCCGTCTGCTATTTTCTTAAGTCGCTACGATGAAGCTATTCCCGGTTCAATTGTTATGATTAGCCGTGAAGGTACTCGCCCGCTTTTAGTCGAAGTTCAGGCTTTAGTAGATGATGCCCAAGGACAACCACGTCGTGTCGCACTTGGCCTTGAACAAAACCGTTTAAACATGCTACTTGCTGTTATGCACCGTCACGGTGGTGTGCAAACCACAGGACAAGATGTATACGTCAATATTGTAGGTGGTTTAAAAATTACTGAAACAGGTTCTGACTTGGCTGTTTTACTGGCTTGTGCTTCGAGTTTAAGAACTAAAGCATTGCCTCAGCAACTTGCAGTTTTTGGAGAGGTTGGTCTTTCAGGTGAAATTCGTCCTGTACCGAATGGACAAGAGCGTTTAAAAGAAGCGGCAAAACATGGCTTTAAATATGTCATTTTACCAAGAGGAAACGCCCCACAAAAAGCGATTCCCGGTGTACAAGTGATTGCCGTTGCGCGCCTACATGAAGCGTTGACTGAAGCTATGCAGCTCAGTGATGAATTAACATAA